AAGTTGGCCAATTCATTTACGAATTTTCCAATCTAATTGTCATTGCTTGCCCATGTGCGGGTAAGTCCTCTGAATTAGCTAGCGTCACAACTGTCGGAACTAAATCAGTAAATGCTTTTTCGCCATATTCAATGAAGTGAAGTCCACGCAGAAATGTCTGAACAGATAATCCACTTGAGTGGCAAGCACATCCGCCTGTAGGCAGGACGTGGTTAGAGCCTGCCGAGTAATCTCCAAGTGAGACTGGTGAGAAGCGTCCGATAAAGACTGCTCCAGCGTTTCTAATTTGTGCAGCATCTTCGCGCGAATTCTTTGTCTGAATTTCTAAGTGCTCTGCAGCATAAGCATTAACAACATCAATCCCCTGCTTCATGTCATCGACTAAGACAATTGCTGACTGAACGCCTGAAAGGGCAGATGTAATTCGCTCCTTGTGTTTAGTCTTTCCAACTTGAATCTTAAGTTCGGACTCAACCTTGTTTGCTAAATCAATTGAGTCGGTAACCAAAATCGCTGCCGCGATTACATCGTGCTCGGCTTGGCTAATTAGATCTGCTGCAACATCACTTGCTCGAGCAGAAGAGTCAGCCAGAATTGCAATTTCAGTTGGGCCAGCTTCTGAATCAATTCCAATCACACCACGTAATGCGCGTTTTGCAGCAGCTACATAGATATTGCCTGGACCTGTAACCAGATCACTCTTTTCACACAGACCTTCAACACCATAAGCAAACATGGCAATCGCCTGGGCTCCCCCAACAGCAAAGACTTCAGTTACACCAAGTAGTGCACACGTTGCCAAAATAGTTGGGTGAGGCAGACCTGCG
This DNA window, taken from Candidatus Planktophila vernalis, encodes the following:
- the hisD gene encoding histidinol dehydrogenase: MIRTVDLRGKALTKAGYNAELPRAALDVAQAMALVEPILHRVKTGGESELIKLAQEFDGVTPASIRVPQQALDSALASLDPAIRAALELSIERVRKVHNDQVRADRTTNVVDGGTVTEKWIPVDRVGLYVPGGRAVYPSSVVMNVVPAQIAKVSSIAVASPPQKEFAGLPHPTILATCALLGVTEVFAVGGAQAIAMFAYGVEGLCEKSDLVTGPGNIYVAAAKRALRGVIGIDSEAGPTEIAILADSSARASDVAADLISQAEHDVIAAAILVTDSIDLANKVESELKIQVGKTKHKERITSALSGVQSAIVLVDDMKQGIDVVNAYAAEHLEIQTKNSREDAAQIRNAGAVFIGRFSPVSLGDYSAGSNHVLPTGGCACHSSGLSVQTFLRGLHFIEYGEKAFTDLVPTVVTLANSEDLPAHGQAMTIRLENS